In Enterobacter cloacae, the following are encoded in one genomic region:
- a CDS encoding aromatic amino acid transporter AroP, with amino-acid sequence MEGQQHGDQLKRGLKNRHIQLIALGGAIGTGLFLGSASVIQSAGPGIILGYAIAGFIAFLIMRQLGEMVVEEPVAGSFSHFAYKYWGSFAGFASGWNYWVLYVLVAMAELTAVGKYIQFWYPEIPTWVSAAVFFIIINAINLTNVKVFGEMEFWFAIIKVIAVVAMIIFGGWLLFSGNGGPQATVRNLWEQGGFLPHGMTGLVMMMAIIMFSFGGLELVGITAAEADNPEQSIPKATNQVIYRILIFYVGSLAVLLSLLPWTRVTADTSPFVLIFHELGDTFVANALNIVVLTAALSVYNSCVYCNSRMLFGLAQQGNAPKALLNIDKRGVPVNTIIVSAIVTALCVLINYLAPESAFGLLMALVVSALVINWAMISLAHIKFRRAKQQQGVTTRFPALFYPLGNWVCLLFMAAVLVIMLITPGMAISVYLIPVWIAVLGAGYLVKQKNQNAVKAH; translated from the coding sequence ATGGAAGGTCAACAGCACGGCGATCAGCTAAAGCGCGGCCTTAAAAACCGCCACATACAGCTCATCGCATTGGGCGGTGCTATCGGTACCGGCCTGTTTCTGGGAAGCGCATCCGTTATTCAGTCAGCCGGTCCGGGCATTATTTTGGGTTACGCTATCGCGGGTTTCATTGCCTTTCTGATCATGCGTCAACTGGGCGAAATGGTGGTGGAAGAGCCTGTAGCCGGTTCGTTCAGCCACTTTGCCTATAAATACTGGGGCAGTTTTGCCGGTTTTGCATCAGGCTGGAACTACTGGGTTCTGTACGTTCTGGTGGCGATGGCCGAGCTGACCGCCGTCGGGAAATACATCCAGTTCTGGTACCCGGAAATCCCAACCTGGGTTTCTGCTGCGGTGTTCTTCATTATCATCAACGCCATTAACCTGACCAACGTAAAAGTGTTCGGTGAAATGGAGTTCTGGTTTGCCATCATCAAGGTGATTGCCGTTGTGGCGATGATCATCTTCGGCGGCTGGCTGCTGTTCAGCGGCAACGGCGGCCCGCAGGCCACGGTGCGCAATCTCTGGGAGCAAGGCGGGTTCCTGCCTCACGGTATGACTGGCCTGGTGATGATGATGGCGATCATCATGTTCTCCTTTGGCGGTCTGGAACTGGTGGGGATCACCGCCGCAGAAGCGGATAACCCGGAGCAGAGCATCCCGAAAGCCACCAACCAGGTTATCTACCGTATTCTGATCTTCTATGTGGGCTCACTGGCGGTTCTGCTCTCCCTGCTGCCGTGGACGCGCGTCACCGCTGACACCAGCCCGTTTGTCCTGATCTTCCACGAACTGGGCGATACCTTCGTGGCCAACGCGCTCAATATCGTCGTCCTGACAGCGGCACTTTCCGTTTACAACAGCTGCGTATACTGCAACAGCCGTATGTTGTTTGGTCTGGCTCAGCAAGGTAACGCGCCGAAGGCGCTGCTCAACATCGATAAACGTGGCGTGCCGGTGAACACCATTATCGTGTCGGCCATTGTTACCGCGCTATGCGTGCTGATTAACTACCTGGCACCGGAATCCGCCTTTGGCCTGCTGATGGCACTGGTCGTTTCTGCTCTGGTGATTAACTGGGCGATGATCAGCCTGGCGCACATCAAGTTCCGCCGCGCCAAGCAACAGCAAGGCGTGACCACCCGCTTCCCTGCCCTGTTTTATCCACTGGGTAACTGGGTTTGCCTGCTGTTCATGGCAGCGGTTCTGGTCATCATGTTGATTACCCCGGGTATGGCGATTTCCGTTTACCTGATCCCGGTCTGGATTGCGGTGCTCGGCGCGGGTTATCTGGTTAAACAGAAAAACCAAAACGCGGTGAAAGCCCACTAA